In Nostoc sp. CENA543, a single genomic region encodes these proteins:
- the csm2 gene encoding type III-A CRISPR-associated protein Csm2, with translation MPEQIKPKQSYPPGNSRTSNPQTNTSTTQNIVEDIIKTINDLTDGLKTYPIRNLVKHAEEFGPYLKQQRLETNQVRKFLDAVNRLKADLAETGDFAKIETEVVLLKPKLAYAAARQRAAKPLGEVMSAAIDKVHSKEDFERLVQLIESIIAYHKAEGGK, from the coding sequence ATGCCAGAACAAATTAAACCCAAACAATCTTATCCACCAGGAAATTCCAGAACATCAAACCCTCAAACTAATACTAGTACAACACAGAATATTGTTGAGGACATCATCAAAACCATTAATGATTTGACAGATGGTTTGAAAACATACCCTATACGTAACTTAGTTAAACACGCAGAAGAATTTGGCCCCTATCTTAAACAGCAAAGGTTAGAAACTAATCAAGTTCGTAAATTTTTAGATGCTGTAAATCGGTTAAAAGCTGACTTAGCTGAAACAGGTGATTTTGCCAAAATTGAAACAGAAGTAGTTCTGTTGAAACCCAAATTAGCATACGCCGCAGCTAGACAAAGAGCCGCTAAACCATTAGGTGAAGTGATGTCAGCCGCTATTGATAAAGTTCACAGCAAAGAAGATTTTGAACGTCTAGTTCAATTAATTGAATCAATTATTGCTTATCACAAAGCTGAAGGTGGAAAATAA